The DNA sequence CTGCCGGCGGTGCCAGACGGGATACAATTGGATACGTAGTGCTCGATATGCGTCTGCGTAGCGAGCGTCCCACGAGCGTTTACCCCGAACTGCTGGTCGATACAAAGTTCAGTCAGAATCCAAACGCGCAGGAGTACAGCTACGCAATTTATAGCGGTATACCCGCCGGTGGGAATGCAAAACCCGACACTTCAGGCCAGCCGTTGCGGGGCCGGGGCACGTATACGCATCGACTGCTCTACAGCACCGGTAGCTACAACTACGAACGCAAAATGCCGTTATCGATGCTGGCCGATACTGCTTTGTTCGGCAACGGCGTTTCTTCCCACGGCTATCAGCACGTAGCCCAGCGGGGACGCGACGGCCGTATCGTGGTGGTATCGTCGGCTGAGTACCCGTTCCGGAATATCTTTTCCAATTTCTCGTTTCTTTACCTGCTGCTGGTGCTGACGGTCATACTCGTCATCATTGGGTATGCCGTCAATTACGGCTTCTCGCAGTTCAGCGTCAATTATTCCACCCGGATTCAGATCCTGCTGAACGTGGCTTTTTTCCTGCCGCTGCTGCTGGTCATTGTGATCATTCTGAGCGTTATCAGCTCTAACTACATCACCAATCAGGAGAACAGCTACATCAGCAATACGCGGAATATTGCGGCTAACTTCCTCACGTATCTGGACGAGCACGTGAAGGCGCAAAAACGCAGTAAGGCGTCCATGGAGGAAGAACTGAGCAAAATTGCCCGCGATGCCAATATCGATATCAATCTGTTTGACACCCAGGGACGGCTCTATACGTCGACGCGACCGCTGATGTACGAGAGTGGTCATCTCTCGAAACGCATTAACCCCGAAGCCTACATCCGGCTCATTGAGGATAAGGAAAACCAGATTCTGCTCAACGAGTCGCTCGGGAGCAAGCAGTACCGAACCGCCTATGCCGGTATCAAATCGTTCGACGGGCGGCTGCTGGGTATTCTGAGCATCCCGTATTTCTACGCCCGCCCCGAACTCGACCGCCAGATCATTGAAGTGATCGCGTCGGCGCTCAGCATTTTCACCGGCTTGTTTCTATTCTTTCTGGTGCTGTCCTACTTTGCCTCGAATGTGCTGACCGAGCCGCTGCGGCTGTTGACCCAGAAGATCCGGAAAACCAACCTCGACCGGCCCAACGACCCACTGCCCTGGCACTCCGACGATGAGATCGGGTTGCTGATTCGCGAGTATAACCGGATGTTGGTGAAGCTGGAAGAGAGCAAGCAGGCCCTTGCCCTGAATGAAAAACAGTCGGCGTGGCGGGAGATGGCCAAGCAGGTGGCGCACGAAATCAAGAACCCGCTGACACCCATGAAGCTGACGCTTCAGCATCTGCAGCGGACGTTTCCCAACACGAACGGAACCGATGGCGGCTCGGGTGGCAGCAGCGAAGTAGCGCGCAATCGGGTTATTCAGCGAACGTTCGACTCGCTGCTGGACCAGATCGATAATCTCAGCGATATTGCAACGTCATTCTCGGATTTTGCCAAGATGCCATTGCCCCGTAAAGAGGTATTCGAGGTAACGGGCGTGCTGAACAAAGCCGCTGACCTGTACGAAGATGACAGCCGTATTACGCTCCAGCGCCAAATTGCCGCCGGACCAGTTATGGTCATTGGCGACCGGCAGCTCATGGGACGAATTCTTACCAACTTACTCATCAACGGAATTCAGTCGGTGCCGTCCGACCGCAAGCCGTCGATCAGTCTGAAGCTGTACACGCGCGACGAAGAAGTACAGATCGAGATCCACGATAACGGCGTTGGCATTCCCGAAGCCATCCGGACGAAAGTCTTCTTGCCGAATTTCAGCACCAAGCGGGGTGGGTCGGGCCTGGGGCTTGCCATTGCCAAACGGGGCGTTGAGCACGCAGGGGGCAGTATCTGGTTCGAAACGATCGAAGGCGTAGGCACGTCTTTTTTCCTGTCGTTGCCGCTCTCTACGGTCATGCTGCCCGCAGTAGAAAAACCAGTTACGCAGTAGCGTGTTCGCCGGATAGCAGGGTCCTTTACGCAGTCAGCCGGTCAGGAATCCCAACCGGCTGTACTCATAATCTCAAACATCACTCAAAAACCTGGGTAGCGATGAATCCGCTCGATTTATCCCGATACGGTTCATCGTCAATCGTTACGTGTTTCCAGTTCTCCCCCGACCGGATACGATTTAGTTGCGTGTGCGTAATACCGAATTGTTTCGCAATCATCTTCAGCCGGTTCTTGTCGTTCTTCAGCAGCTTCTTGATGATCTTGACTTTGCTTTCGGTCAGTTTATAATTTCGGGTACGTTGGGTAACCGGCCGATTCTTCAGATTCGGATTATTCCGGTTGTGTTCAATCATCTCGTCCTTAGTGGCCCACTGCAAATTGCTGAATACGTTGTTCAACTTATCGTGGTCAATGTGAATGACAAACGTTTGGTCGGGCTTCTGGCGGGTAACGAAATGTTCGGCTACCAGCTTATGAACGTACCGGTTCAGGGTTTTACCACCCGAGCGGATGTTCAGCGACCGGTATCCCTGAATCACTGAGCCTTTTATAAGCGTACCATCAGCGTTCTTGCCTTCTGCTGAGCTGGTTGCGCTCGTCGCTGATTGAAAGCTGCGGAGACGGCCGTAGTTTGATACGTGATAACGGGGTGGGTTTTCAATGCCTTCAAACACAATCGGTGTCCACTTCTCGTGCCAAAAGCTTTGGTTTTTCTTTTCCATGATGGTCCGATTGGATTATGTATGCAATTATTTTAAAGAATTGTACTTACAATAAGGTGGACGTCTGTTTAACAATTCATCAACAAAGGTAAAACAAAATAGTTAAGTCATTTCACACAAATTGGCGTTAAAAAATACATGAGAGAGCTTTTATGCATGCATATTTCCGCCCAAAAATAAAGACAGCATTGATTGATTACGACAAAATACTGCCATTTTGTTGGGTATATCTTCAACAAACTAATGAATTTTGGCAGGAAACTGCAAGACCTTATACGTTGTTAATTGGTTTACCACTTGAAAAAGCCAGAACCGGCTGCCAGTGGACCTAATCATGAATACGACTCAACGGAAGAAAACACTGGTGGTAGGTGCCACCGAGAAACGGGACCGTTATGCCAACCGCGCGGCCCATAGTTTGCTGCAACGCGGCCACGAAATTGAACTGCTTGGGCTGAAAGAAGGTCAGGTAGAAGGGCATCTGATCCAGACCGGCCAGCCGGCGCTGACAGATATCGATACGGTTACGATGTACGTGGGAGCCCGTAATCAAACCGGATTATACGACTATATTCGGGGCCTGAAGCCCCGTCGCGTTATTTTCAATCCGGGTGCCGAGAACCCCGACTTTGCCCGGCAGTTGCGGGCGGATGGCGTTGAACCCATTAATGCCTGTACGCTCGTCATGCTCTCGGTTGGTACGTACTGATCATTTTTATAATTACCGCCCAGCCCGTTCATGGACTATCCTTTTCTGTTTCTACTCTGCCTGTTTGCGGTAGGTTTCGTCTATGCATCGGTTGGGCATGGCGGGGCCAGTGGTTACCTGGCCACCATGGCTTTGTTCGGGGTAGCGCCTATGCTCCTCAAACCGTCGGCGTTGCTGCTGAACCTGTTCGTGTCGACCGTTTCGTTCGTTCAGTTTTACCGGGCGGGCTATTTTCGGTGGGAGAAATTCTGGCCGTTTGCCGTAGCGAGCATACCGCTGGCTTTCGTTGGCGCCAAAATTCCGCTGAGTGATACGCTCTACCGGCAGCTGCTGGCCGTTTGCCTGCTGTTGGTAGTGGTTCGGCTGGTATGGACCGTGCGTGGTTCGGAAGAGGAAACAAAACCAATTCCGCTGGGCGCGGGGCTGGTAACGGGCGGATTAATTGGGTTGCTGTCCGGTATGATCGGCATTGGGGGCGGCATCATCCTAAGCCCACTCATGTTGCTGTTCCGCTGGGGACGACTGAAAGAAGTGGCTGCCGTGTCGGCTCTGTTTATTTTCGTCAACTCACTCTCGGGCCTGTTTGGCCTGCTCAGCAAAGGCTACACGCCCGATCCGGCGTTATACAGCTGGATAGCCGCGGCCTTCGCTGGCGGGCTGCTGGGTGGTTATTTCGGGAGCCACCGCTTTGCCGTACCTACGCTTCGCTACCTGCTGGCTGCGGGGGTGGGGGTGGCCTGCGTCAAATTAATGTTAACCTGAGCCGGACTCCTGGTTCTCAGACGAATAACTCCTTATGAAAAACAACCCCGGTACCGCGTAACGTTGCTTTACCGGTGTCGGGGTCGACAACCGTGCAGGTGATTTCGGCCGTGTGCCGTCTGGTATCGATGCTTTTGCATTCGAAGCGGGCTTCGTAATCGGTATCGGGGTACATGGGTCGCACAAACTCCAGCATCTGGGACAGGTGCACGCCCCCCGTGCCACCAAAGTTCCGGCCAAACACCCGGGCAAATACACTGGCGCTCAACATGCCGTGCATAATAGGACGTTTGAAGGGCGTTGTCGCAGCATAATCGGCATCGAGATGAAGCGGATTGTCATCGCCGGTTAATTCCGCGAAGGAACGTACGTTGTCCTGGGTGAAATGATAACGGTAAGTAAAAGTATCGCCAACTTCCATAGAATAAAGAGGGAGTAAAGTCAATGACGGTGCTGAAAAGACGAAAGTACAGATTCGCACTGTCACTCGCTTATTCATTGGCTAAGTTTACCACCGTATCAGGGCCGACGCCCAGGTGAAACCGCTCCCAAAAGCGGCCAGGCACAGGAGCTGGCCCTCTCTGATCTTACCGGCTTCCCACAGTTCGCTGAGCGCAATGGGAACCGATGCGGAGGTGGTATTACCGTATTGCTGAATGTTGTTCCAGACTTTTTCGTCGGGAATATTCATTTTTCGCTGTACGAACTCCAGAATACGCAGGTTAGCCTGGTGCAGTACAAACAGATCGACCTGGTCGACGGTCAGGTTGTTGCGGCAAACGGCTTCGCAAATGACAGCGGGGAACTTCTCGAAGGCTTTTTTGATGACCAGAAATCCCTTGAAAACCCCCGTGTATAAATAACCGGGTTCAAAAGGTCCATCGTTCTGGTGAACGAAATCATTCTCGGCGTTCAGGTACTGGGGTTTGTACTTTCTGAAGTGATACTTGCCGTGGCTACCGGGATTGATGATCGAAAGCTCTTCGGCGTGGGTGCCGTCGGCGTGCAGGTGGGTCGACAGGATACCTCGGCCGGGCTGGCTGGTTGGTTGCAGGATCACTGCGCCGGCACCGTCGGCGAAGAGCATCGCCACGTCACGGCCGCGCGCCGAAAAATCCAGGTTACACGATTGCCGTTCGGCCCCTACCACCAGAATATTGCGGTAGGTACCGGTCTTGATGAACTTATCGGCTACCGACAGTGCGTAGAGGAAGCCGGAACACTGGTTCCGGATGTCGAGGGCCCCAATCTCGGTGTGCGTAACACCCAGTTCCCGCTGGAGCAACACACCACAACCCGGCACCAGGTAATCGGCACTCATGGTGGCAAAGACAATAAAGTCGACATCGCTGGGTGTGATACCCGCCCGTTCAATGGCAATTCGGGCGGCAATGGCCCCCATGGTTGTTGGCGTTTCTTCACCAGCTTTGGCAAAGCGTCGTTCGCGAATGCCGGTACGTTCTACAATCCAGGCACTATCCACCCCCATGCCGGGCGCAATTTCCTCGTTCGGGACAATGCGTTCGGGCAGGTAGTGGCCAATACCGGCAATTCGGGAATTCATCATGAATAGAGAATCAGGTGCACAAGTCAGACACTACGGGCAGCCCCTGATATGGCAACCCGTGTCGACATACGGTAGCATTACTGACTAGATAACCGTTTTGTTCGCTGTTTGTCCGCCCGATACCAAAAGAAAAAGCCCTCCAATTACGCAGAGGGCTTTTTCTTAAAGAGAGGTAATTAGCAATTAAGCCAAAATCCTGGCTCGTACTTGCTGCGTAATAATCTGGCTACTATCATCTAGGGTGACCAGGAAAATAAACGCGATTTCACGGGGCGCCAGGCCAGCGGCTGTTGGCGTTGTGACAACCGTAGGAAACTTGGTCCGAAAAGCGGCCAGCGACATCGTAAACGTAGCCGTTGTTCCGTTACCTGCAATTGGGGCCGTGTTAATCTTAGCCGACGCCGTATTTAGCGAAGCAGCATTAACACCTGTGCCGCCACCTGCTACAGTAGTAATCTCCCTTATCGTCCGTCCTGTACTGGCTGGAATCGAGAGCGTAAACGTAATGGTTGGCGTTGCCCCGCTTTGAGAAACCTCAATGAATGGGTTACCACCGTAAGTCACTGCGTTCGAGAACGTCACCGGAACAGCTGGGCGGTTGTCCCGAACGAGCGGTCCATACTTCAGATCGTCTTTACAGGAAACGGAAGCTACGGCCAGTGTGACCAGTAGAAATCCTTTTATGAATGTAAGTTTCATGTGTTTTGCTGGAATAAAATGAGTGTGGTGACTAGTCGACATCCCACCAGACTTTTACGTTAGACTGGGGAGCCGGGTTTTCAAAGTTTGGGTTCCGCTCATTCTCGGTAGAGACATAAACGGCCCGTACTGGACGGGTAGCATCGATACCAGCTGCATTTTGAGCGGGTAACTGCGTTGGGTAGCCCGTCCGGCGCCAGTCGTTCCACAACTCCAATCCATTGCCGGTGAAGGCAATGTATTTTTGGGTAATAATCTGCTCCAGTTTTTGCGCATCGGTACCCGTTAGCGTAGCTACGCTGGGGTTAGCCGCCAGGTAAGCATCGATCTGGGCCGATGTCTGGCCAGCCAGCGTCATCGACGCCCGGATGCCTTCGGTGTAGAGGGCCTGTGGGTCTCCGGCGGTCTTCAGAACCAACGCCGATTCGGCCAGGATAAATGCCCGCTGAAAGTTAGTAAGTAGCCGTACGGGTCCTTCACCACTGGCACCTGTTACATAGGGACCGTATCGAGACCAGGTAGCACTCGCTGGTAGCGTACCCCGCTCGCCGTTATCCCGCGTGACGTAGTTGGCCGCCGGTTTCGTGAAGAACGTAGTCAGACGAGGGTCTTTCAAGTTCTGCAGCAAGTTCAGGTAGCGCGTGCTTAGGATAATATCATCCCGGAACGAACTGATTACGGTGTATTCGTAGCGGGGATCGCGGCTACCTACCGATGCCCCGAAGGTTACGTTCAGATCATCGGCATTCGATTTGATGTATTGACCGTCTGTAATCACCTGATCGATTACCTGTTTAGCCAGCGCGGGCTCTTTCCGACTGATTGTATTTGCTAACTTAAGCAGTAGTGTATTACCCGCCTGACGCCATTTTGTAAGGTTTCCCCTATAAATAACGTCATCGTTACCCGGTACCGTCGTTGATGTCTTGGCCAGATCGGCAAGCCCTTCACGAACCAGATCGAACAGGCTCTGGATGTTCTGAGCCTGATTGCCTTTGTAGATATCTTCCTGCTTGTCAACGCGCGGTTGTGTGTTTGCTTCCCCCTGCAATGCCTGCGAGTAAGGAATATTGCCCCATACGTCGGTCGTCATGGCGAAGGCATAAGCCTTCATGATCTTGGCAATACCCGTGTAGGCAGGCGAGTTGGAAGCCGTAGCGACATCAACGATTTTTTGGGCATTTACCAGCGCACCACCATACAACTCAAACCGCCACTGGTTGCCGAAATCGGCACCATTGGTCTGGTAGATATCGTAGGTAGCCGGGCTGTTTGCTGCACCCGCCAACTGCTGCATGATTGTCGACGCAAAGCGGTTTAACTCATTGGCATTGGCAAAAGCAGTACCTACTTCAACGGTTGGCAACAGCACCGACGGCGGTACGGCCGTTGGGTTGTTGGGTGTTACGTTGACATCAAGATATCGGGAGCAACTTCCTAAGCTGGCCAGCAGGGGCAGCATCAGAATAGCACTTCTATATAAGGTCTTCATGAAATTGATCAATAGAAAATGGGTAATTAGAAAGAAAGCCGCACGTTGACACCGTAGTTGCGTGTGTTAGGCGGCCCGCTTAGGTCAAGGCCTTGGATGTTACCAGCTCCCTGCGTATTCACTTCCGGATCAGCGTAGTAGTTAGGCGCGAAGAAATACAGGTTCCGGCCACTAACACCTACCGAGATCGCACCGAAGGGCGTACGGCCAAGGATGCTCTTTGGCAGCGTGTAGTTCAGCGCTACCTCCCGCAGGCGGTAAACTGTTGCGTCAAATACCGACGCTTCCGATGCCAGTCCACCCAATCCCTGCCAGTACGCCTGCGCCGATAGCTGGATGTTGTTTGGCCGGAACGTACCGTCGGGGTTCTGAATGACACCAGGTAGGATACGGGGCTGGTCGCGATCGATACCAGTTACGTACAGCGAACCCGCACTACGGTAGTCGACTGCAGAGAATGAGAAAAGCTGACCACCCTGGCGGGTATCAATCAAAGCCGACAAGGAGAAGCCTTTGTACGAGAACGTATTAGTCAGACCCGCCGTCCAGTTTGGATTGGGGTTCGACAGCGGCTGGCCCGCAATAGCCGGAGCAAACAGACCCGAGGTTGGGTTAATGATCAATTGACCCACATACTGCCCCGAAGCGTCATACGTTGCGGTGTTGTTCGGGTTAGTATTCTGAACCCGTTGGTTAGCTGAACTCACTATAACGCCGTAGGGCTGTCCCTGCACGATCGACGGGGTAATACCATTGAAACCGTCACCCGTGATACCCGACTGTAGCACGCCCGGTGCGATCGAAACAACCTTATTCCGAATGCGGGTGAAGTTCAGGTTGACATCCCATTTGAAGCCGTTAACCCGCACGGGCGTTGCCGACAAAACCAGTTCAATTCCCTTGTTCTGCAGCTCACCCACGTTGGTCGTCCGGGTGTCGTAGCCCGATGAAGGCGATACAGAAACGTTGAAGATCTGATTTGTGGAACGGGTGCTAAAGTAAGCCGCGTCGATGCTCAGGCGGTTGTTAAAGAAACCGAGGTTCAGCCCTACTTCCGACGAGGTCACAAACTCAGGCGTTAACCCCTGATTGCCAATTCGGCTGCTGACAGCAAAACCCGGAACACTGCTGCCACCTAACGAAACCGGGAAGTTTACCGACGCTACGTTATTGCCAAACGACGACTTCGTATAAACCGAGTTTAGCAAATACGGATCGGCGTCGCGGCCTACCCGGGCAACGCTGGCCCGAATCTTTGCGTACGAGAGTACGTCCGACTGAATCTTAAACGCATCCGTAGGGACGAAACTCACCGAGGCCGATGGATAAAAGTAGGTATTGTTCGCTTTGGGCAGGGTCGACGACTGGTCGGCGCGACCCGTTAACTCCAGGAACAGGTAGTTATTGTAAGCCAGCGACAACTGGGCGTAGTTACCAACCAGACGGCGCAACTGGCTCGACTCAGCCGACTGGGTAAATATCGACGCGCTCGATACGTTGGAAAAGCCTGGAATTGTCAGCTGCTCACCATATACGGTTGCATTCTGAAATCTTCGCTGGTTGATGTTGTTACCCAGCAACAGGTTTCCGCTCAGACCTTCCAGAAACAGTTTGTTGATCTTGGCATTAATCAGCAGGTCACCATTGAGTTCAGATCGGAAAAAGTTATCCTGAATGACTTCACCCTGCGGAGCCCGTACGGCACCGATGTTATTAACACCTTTCCGACGATCGGTGTAGGTATCGCCCGTTACCCGATAGGTCACATTCAACCATTTGTTAACATCGTACCCAAGGGTGAAGTTACCAAAGAAACGGTCGACCTGGCTGTCGAGGGTTGCGTTCTGCAATGACCAGTTCGGGTTGTTGGCTGTAGTCAGAAAATAAATGCTCTGTCCATTGGCGTTCTGAAAGGGCTCATTAGGTAGATCATAGCTACGAGGAATCCGCGAAATCTGACCATAGGCGCTACCACCGTTGCCGAGGGCTGCACCCCGCTGAACTGTTTGTACATAGGTACCTGTTCCGGTTATACTCAGGCCGTTGTTGAGCTTGGTACCACCACCCAGCTGCACGTTAGAACGAGTAAACTTGGAGTTATTAGTAATACCCTGTTGGCTGGTGTTTCCCAGCGAGATATTGAAATTACGCGTCGCATCACCCCCCGAAATGTTGGCCGTGTTTTGCAGAATTGACCCTTGGCGGAAGAAATCCCGTACGTTGTTGGGATAGGCCTGATAAGGACGAGTTTCGCCCTGAAGATTTGTGATCGACGTTGGACCGCCAACGAAGGGTAAACCCCACGAATTCGTTGAGTTGTTCACATAAAGGTTGTTAGAACCCTGACCGTAATCGTTCTGAAAAGGCGGTATTCCGTACACATTCTGTACGTTGTACGACGAGGTTACCGTCACTTCTGTTTTGTTATTATTACCCTTACCGTTTTTAGTGGTGATAATAATAGCACCGGCCGAAGCGCGCGACCCGTAAAGAACGGCAGCAGCGGGTCCCTTCAGAATGTTGATCGACTCAATACTCTCGGGGTTGACATCGGCAAGACGGTTAGCCGACTGTGCCTGGAACAGGGTGTTACCGGTCACGTTTACGTCGTTGCTGAAGATAATACCATCTACCACGATCAAGGGTTGGTTGCTGCCATTGAAGGAGGTAATACCCCGGATGTTAATGTTCGTCGACGCCCCCGGTGCGCCACTCTGGCCGTTGATCTGAACCCCGGCCAGTTTACCCTGCAGGGCGTTCAGTAGGTTTGGCTCTGACTTCTGAGCGATCAAGGCTCCGCCAACTTCCTGTGTCGAGTAGCCCAGCGATCGTTTATCCCGTTCAATACCCTGCGCCGTAACAACAACCTCGTCAAGACTCTGGGCACCAGCAGAAAGCTTAACGTTGATCGTTGTTTGGCTTCCTACCGGGAACTCCTGACTTGCAAACCCAATAAAGCTAAATACCAGCCGATTGTCGGGTTGTACGCTTAGGCGATAGCGCCCGTCAGCGTCGGTAATAGTTCCCCGATTTGTTCCTTTTACCTGCACACTCACACCCGGAAGTGTAGTGCCATCATCTGATGAAGTGACCTGGCCACTTACCGTTACATCCTGTGCCAAAGCAGGGAGGCAAAATAACAGTGACAGAAACCAGATGCCCAATAAAATTTTGCGCATAAGTGAGTAACGATTAAAAATAGATTAAAAAACTCTCAAACAGATCGACAAAGATAAGGTCGATAAAATGGTTTTAATTAAATATTTCTAAGAAATTTATGTATATATCTTATTTGGTAGAATAAGAAAGTTTAAAAGAAAAATTTTTGTCAAAAAAGTAGACTTAATAAGAAACTAGTTTTTTAGCCAGTTTTTATTGAATTTTTTAAGTATAAATACGGGTAATGAGGTCATAGAATGCCTTATTTAGTTGAAAAAGCTCATTTTTGTATGAGTAATATTACAAATATGCTGGCTGTTATGATGTAAGTATAGCTGAGTAGTTAATGTATTTATTTTTAATCATATAAATTGTTATCATATGTGGCTGGATAAAATGAAAACCAAATAATATACTGTATCAACGGGATTTCATGTACATGGAACTGGTATTTATATAGCCATAAAGTGACTTAGATATTAGCAGTAACGCTTTAATTCAAAGGGCAGAAAAGGTAAACCAAGCAGTAAGAATAAAGGAAAGCAGCTAGACAAACATTGCAACGAACAGGCTGATAATGACCCTGAAAAAGAAAACCTTCCAGCGCTACATCAACGATGAGCACTGGAAGGTTTAAAATGGAGAAATCTCCGCTTTACAAAGACCTATTGACGGATGGAATACCCGATCCGTTTGTAGTTCTGGCTAGGCTTGAAGTCGGCGCTGGTGCTGTCGAGGACCAACACGACGTTGGCCAGCGTAGCGGTTGCACTGGTAGCTTTGGCTACGGTCATCGTCAGCGATGCGATGCTCGAATTAGCGGGGATCACGACGTTACCCCCGTTGGCCAGGGTGTAGCTGTTGGCAGAGGCTGTCGTAGCGACTGGGTCAACAAAGACTTTTACCGTCAGGTCGCTGCTCCGCTGCCGTCCTACCAGATTGACCTGGGCCGTGATGGTCGGGCTGGCCGTTACGCTGTTGGCGCTCGAAATGATCGGGTAGGTGCGGTTAACGGCGTTGCTGTTCAGTACAGCTGGCTGGAACTCAACCAGGGTCTGCTCATCAAACACCTTATCGATGCTGTTATCGCAGGCGTAGACCGCAAACAGGGCCAGCGTGCATAAAACTATTGTTGCTATCTTTTTCATTAAGGCAGTTGTTTAAACAGGGCAGGCACCAGCCAGACGTATCAAGGCCAGTGCCGCCATGCCCGATTAATAACCGAAGTTTTGCTTGATGCTT is a window from the Spirosoma rigui genome containing:
- a CDS encoding sensor histidine kinase; the protein is MKHIERHIFLLLAVLSIGLSVLCYLVLERDAPNATDEQYVNAVQERVKAEMRVSTKELHEVISRLAVKSRPSFSDLSLATQYPYFIFKNGQLLFWSDYRFIPEYNQIASVTHARLVDFEQGRYIVSHERLTARGQVLDVFSLVNVYRSYQNNNAYLQSGYNTTLFALDPKAITTQRGNSFEAIYDNTPVFLFSVIPPELDAYRNQSTPVNTVILASLGILFLGLYVLQLINQLRGKRRYERGFLWLAAYLIVLRAVMLYFGVPFLFFESDLFNPKYYASSILEPSLGDLLLNAIVVAVLAFYWVNHYYRTHTYSFLLRQPSWLQAVLSVLVVVLSYAVFSRCYAELNSIYEKSQFTLDITLNIRFSMLKIVCLLVFIAIAFIYFLFTHLFVSLFLRYNPTRRHKARGLLLLLIGTVLSAGLFWVLDWKLDSIMILNGLYFLLIYMGRYPKTLYTFRYKTSIYLFLAAFIFAVTTAYVVYNQEIRKQLAYEREFGDQLLAENDEFGEFLMSKAQESIRQDPEIARVLQTDTLLVRERIQQRVKALHLDKYVDKYDIDVSSFRANGRPLDVSQNALTLSSLINRYRRPSFQTKYPGVFFINEVGSQFIKQYICFVGIPQPVAAAGGARRDTIGYVVLDMRLRSERPTSVYPELLVDTKFSQNPNAQEYSYAIYSGIPAGGNAKPDTSGQPLRGRGTYTHRLLYSTGSYNYERKMPLSMLADTALFGNGVSSHGYQHVAQRGRDGRIVVVSSAEYPFRNIFSNFSFLYLLLVLTVILVIIGYAVNYGFSQFSVNYSTRIQILLNVAFFLPLLLVIVIILSVISSNYITNQENSYISNTRNIAANFLTYLDEHVKAQKRSKASMEEELSKIARDANIDINLFDTQGRLYTSTRPLMYESGHLSKRINPEAYIRLIEDKENQILLNESLGSKQYRTAYAGIKSFDGRLLGILSIPYFYARPELDRQIIEVIASALSIFTGLFLFFLVLSYFASNVLTEPLRLLTQKIRKTNLDRPNDPLPWHSDDEIGLLIREYNRMLVKLEESKQALALNEKQSAWREMAKQVAHEIKNPLTPMKLTLQHLQRTFPNTNGTDGGSGGSSEVARNRVIQRTFDSLLDQIDNLSDIATSFSDFAKMPLPRKEVFEVTGVLNKAADLYEDDSRITLQRQIAAGPVMVIGDRQLMGRILTNLLINGIQSVPSDRKPSISLKLYTRDEEVQIEIHDNGVGIPEAIRTKVFLPNFSTKRGGSGLGLAIAKRGVEHAGGSIWFETIEGVGTSFFLSLPLSTVMLPAVEKPVTQ
- a CDS encoding HNH endonuclease, with protein sequence MEKKNQSFWHEKWTPIVFEGIENPPRYHVSNYGRLRSFQSATSATSSAEGKNADGTLIKGSVIQGYRSLNIRSGGKTLNRYVHKLVAEHFVTRQKPDQTFVIHIDHDKLNNVFSNLQWATKDEMIEHNRNNPNLKNRPVTQRTRNYKLTESKVKIIKKLLKNDKNRLKMIAKQFGITHTQLNRIRSGENWKHVTIDDEPYRDKSSGFIATQVFE
- a CDS encoding CoA-binding protein, producing the protein MNTTQRKKTLVVGATEKRDRYANRAAHSLLQRGHEIELLGLKEGQVEGHLIQTGQPALTDIDTVTMYVGARNQTGLYDYIRGLKPRRVIFNPGAENPDFARQLRADGVEPINACTLVMLSVGTY
- a CDS encoding sulfite exporter TauE/SafE family protein, which gives rise to MDYPFLFLLCLFAVGFVYASVGHGGASGYLATMALFGVAPMLLKPSALLLNLFVSTVSFVQFYRAGYFRWEKFWPFAVASIPLAFVGAKIPLSDTLYRQLLAVCLLLVVVRLVWTVRGSEEETKPIPLGAGLVTGGLIGLLSGMIGIGGGIILSPLMLLFRWGRLKEVAAVSALFIFVNSLSGLFGLLSKGYTPDPALYSWIAAAFAGGLLGGYFGSHRFAVPTLRYLLAAGVGVACVKLMLT
- a CDS encoding MaoC family dehydratase, encoding MEVGDTFTYRYHFTQDNVRSFAELTGDDNPLHLDADYAATTPFKRPIMHGMLSASVFARVFGRNFGGTGGVHLSQMLEFVRPMYPDTDYEARFECKSIDTRRHTAEITCTVVDPDTGKATLRGTGVVFHKELFV
- a CDS encoding 3-oxoacyl-ACP synthase III family protein codes for the protein MMNSRIAGIGHYLPERIVPNEEIAPGMGVDSAWIVERTGIRERRFAKAGEETPTTMGAIAARIAIERAGITPSDVDFIVFATMSADYLVPGCGVLLQRELGVTHTEIGALDIRNQCSGFLYALSVADKFIKTGTYRNILVVGAERQSCNLDFSARGRDVAMLFADGAGAVILQPTSQPGRGILSTHLHADGTHAEELSIINPGSHGKYHFRKYKPQYLNAENDFVHQNDGPFEPGYLYTGVFKGFLVIKKAFEKFPAVICEAVCRNNLTVDQVDLFVLHQANLRILEFVQRKMNIPDEKVWNNIQQYGNTTSASVPIALSELWEAGKIREGQLLCLAAFGSGFTWASALIRW
- a CDS encoding SusD/RagB family nutrient-binding outer membrane lipoprotein, whose amino-acid sequence is MKTLYRSAILMLPLLASLGSCSRYLDVNVTPNNPTAVPPSVLLPTVEVGTAFANANELNRFASTIMQQLAGAANSPATYDIYQTNGADFGNQWRFELYGGALVNAQKIVDVATASNSPAYTGIAKIMKAYAFAMTTDVWGNIPYSQALQGEANTQPRVDKQEDIYKGNQAQNIQSLFDLVREGLADLAKTSTTVPGNDDVIYRGNLTKWRQAGNTLLLKLANTISRKEPALAKQVIDQVITDGQYIKSNADDLNVTFGASVGSRDPRYEYTVISSFRDDIILSTRYLNLLQNLKDPRLTTFFTKPAANYVTRDNGERGTLPASATWSRYGPYVTGASGEGPVRLLTNFQRAFILAESALVLKTAGDPQALYTEGIRASMTLAGQTSAQIDAYLAANPSVATLTGTDAQKLEQIITQKYIAFTGNGLELWNDWRRTGYPTQLPAQNAAGIDATRPVRAVYVSTENERNPNFENPAPQSNVKVWWDVD